The Hyphomicrobiales bacterium genome contains the following window.
GCTTCCGCCAGTTCATGCAGTTCGACGCCGACACGGTCGGCACCGCGTCGGTCACTGCCGACGCCGAGATGTGCATGATGGTCGCCGACGCGATGGAGGCGCTGGGCATTGCCCGCGGCGACTATGTGGTGCGGGTTTCCAGCCGCAAGATCCTCGACGGGGTCCTGGAGTCGATCGGCCTTTCCGGCGAGGAGAACGTCGGCAAGCGGCTGGCGGCGATGCGCGCGGTGGACAAGCTCTACCGGCTTGGCATCGATGGCGTGCGAGCGCTGCTCGGCGAGGGGCGCAGGGACGAAAGCGGCGATTTTACCCGCGGCGCCGGACTTAGCCCCAATCAGGTGGAGGCGGTGTTCCGCTTCGTCGGCGCGCCCCGCTCGGGTTCGGCCGAGGAGGCGGCGGCGCGGCTCGAGGAGGTGGTGGGCGCCACCCCGTCGGGCCGTGACGGCAGCGCCGCGCTCGCCGAGCTTGCCGCCCTGGTGAACGCCGGCGGCTATGGCGACGGCCGCGTCGTCATCGACCCCTCGGTGGTGCGCGGATTGGAGTATTACACCGGCCTCGTCTTCGAGGTCGAGCTGACCTTCGAGACGGTCAACGAGAAGGGCGAGAAAGTGCGCTTCGGCTCGGTCGCCGGCGGCGGGCGCTATGACGGGCTGGTCGGCCGCTTCCGCGGCCAGGACGTGCCGGCGACCGGCATCTCCATCGGCGTCAGCCGGCTTCAGGCGGCGCTCTCCGCCCTCGGCCGGCTTGAGGACAAGGCTCCCCGCGGCCCCGTGGTCGTCCTGGTCATGGACCGCGAGCGCATCGCCGAACATCAGGCGCTGGCGGCGCGGCTGAGGCAAGCCGGCATCCGGGCGGAGATGTATACCGGGACCAGCGGCATGGGCGCGCAGATGAAATATGCCGACCGGCGCG
Protein-coding sequences here:
- the hisS gene encoding histidine--tRNA ligase encodes the protein IRRVYERYGFEPVETPAIEYTEALGKFLPDEDRPNEGVFSFQDEDEQWLSLRYDLTAPLARYVAENYDRLPKPYRSYREGYVFRNEKPGPGRFRQFMQFDADTVGTASVTADAEMCMMVADAMEALGIARGDYVVRVSSRKILDGVLESIGLSGEENVGKRLAAMRAVDKLYRLGIDGVRALLGEGRRDESGDFTRGAGLSPNQVEAVFRFVGAPRSGSAEEAAARLEEVVGATPSGRDGSAALAELAALVNAGGYGDGRVVIDPSVVRGLEYYTGLVFEVELTFETVNEKGEKVRFGSVAGGGRYDGLVGRFRGQDVPATGISIGVSRLQAALSALGRLEDKAPRGPVVVLVMDRERIAEHQALAARLRQAGIRAEMYTGTSGMGAQMKYADRRGAPAVVIQGSDERAKGEVTVKDLAEGKRLSEEIADRETWREGRPAQVTVPESALVSEIERILGTGGKREGGP